The genomic interval CACGCCGGGCGGATCGGCGAACGGGCCCGGACCGAGGAGGACGCGAGCGGGCTCGTCCTCGCTCCCGGCTTCGTCGACCCGCACACCCACTACGACGCCCAGCTCTTCTGGGACCCCTGCGCCACCCCGTCCCTGAGCCACGGCGTCACCACCGTCGTCGGCGGCAACTGCGGCTTCACTCTCGCGCCCCTCAACCCCGGCCGGCCCGCCGACGCCGACTACACGCGCCGGATGATGAGCAAGGTCGAGGGGATGTCGCTGGCGGCCCTCGAAGAAGGCGCCCCCTGGAACTGGTCGACCTTCGGGGAGTACCTCGCGGCGCTGGACGGGCGGATCGCCGTCAACGCCGGTTTCATGGTCGGCCACTGCGCGCTGCGCCGCCACGTCATGGGTCCCGACGCCGTGGGCGGCCGGCCGGACGCCGGGCAGCTCGCGGCGATGACGGGCCTGCTGCGCGACGCGATGGACGCGGGCGCCTGGGGCCTCTCCACCACCCAGTCCACCACCCACTCCGACGGCGACGGCGCGCCCGTGGCGTCCCGGCACGCCCTCCCCGACGAGCTGCTGGCCCTGGCCCGCGCCGTGGGCGCGCACGAGGGCACCCAGCTGGAGGCCATCGTCACCGGCTGCCTCGACCGCTTCTCGGACGCCGAGATCGACCTCCTGGCCGGTCTCACGGCCGCCGCCGGGCGGCCGCTCAACTGGAACGTCCTCACCATCGACGCCGCCGTCCCCGAGCGGGTGCCCCGGCAGCTCTCCGCGAGCGCGCGGGCCCGCGCCGCGGGCGGCCGGATCGTCGCGCTCACCATGCCGATCCTCACACCCATGAACATGTCGCTCGGCACCTTCTGCGCCCTGAACCTCATACCCGGCTGGGGCGAGGTCCTCGCCCTGCCCGTGCCCCGGCGCATCGCCGAGCTGCGCCGGGCGCCCGTCCGCGAGGAGATGCTGCGCCGGGCGCGGAGCGAGGAGGCGGGGGTGTTCCGGCGGCTGTCGGACTTCGGGCGGTACGTCGTCGGGGACACGTACGCCCGCGAGAACGACGGTCTCACCGGGCGGGTCGTCGAGGACATCGCCGCCGAGCGCGGCCTGGACCCCTTCGCCTGCCTGGTGGAGATCTGCGCCGCCGACGAGCTGCGTACGGTCCTGTGGCCGATGCCCACGGACAACGACGCCGCGAGCTGGGAGCTGCGCCGTGCCACTTGGGAGCACGAGGACGTGCTGCTGGGTGGTTCGGACGCGGGGGCCCACCTGGACCGGATGTGCGGGGCGCCGTACACGACGCGCTTCCTGGGCGACTGCCTGCGCGGGCGGAAGCTGGTGCCCCTGGAGACGGCCGTAAGGATGCTGACCGACGACCCGGCCCGCCTCTTCGGCCTCCGCGACCGGGGCCGGATCGCCGAGGGCGCGCACGCGGACCTCGTGCTCTTCGACCCGACCCGGATCGACGCGGGACCCGCCTCGCTCGTCCACGACCTGCCCGGCGACGGGCCGCGGCTGGACTCACGGGCGGTGGGCGTGGTGAGCGTGCGGGTGAACGGCGTGGAGACGGTGCGGCACGACGTGGCGACGGGGGCGCTGCCGGGGCGGGTGCTGCGGTCGGGGAGGGACACGGAGACGGTGGGGACGGGGGGTTGAGCGGGGCCGGCGGGGACCGGGTGCTGAGACGGTCCCGGTGTTACGGGGCGGGCTCGGGAAATTTTTGAACCGGGACAAAAGGGGCGTCGCTGCGGTTCCCGCAAAGCGGCCGGATCGGTCCGCCCCCTTGGTGTTACCTGGCGTAACTTACGGATGGCCTTTCTTTGCCAGGTCAACTCACCTTGGAAGGCGCTACGTTCAAGGTCCGAAAGCTGGACCGTGAGACCCGGGATGCGGAAACAGCAGCGCTTAACGTCCTGCCCATGGTGCAGACAGCCCCGCGGCCACGGGCCGGAGACACGGTAATGAGCGCCGGCCGCGGACGGCGTCGCGGAAGGCCCGGCCCCGCCGGCGGGAGCGCCGGTGCCGCCGCCGGTGGCAAGGGCCTCAGCGGGAACTCCGTCGGACTGCTCGGCAGCGCCGTCATCGGCATCTCCACCGTCGCGCCCGTCTACTGCCTGACCTCCACCCTCGGCCCCACCGTCGGCCAGGTCGGCGTCCAGATGCCCGCCGTCTTCCTGGCCGGCTTCCTCCCGATGCTGCTGGTCGCCTTCGCCTACCGCGAGCTGAACAAGGCCGTGCCCGACTGCGGTACGTCCTTCACCTGGACCGTCCGGGCCTTCGGGCCCAAGGTCGGCTGGATGTGCGGCTGGGGCCTGGTGATCGCGACGATCATCGTGCTGTCCAACCTCGCCGGCGTCGCGACCTCCTTCTTCTACCTCCTCCTCGGCGAGCTCACCGGCAGCGACGCGGTCGCCGCCCTCGACGGCAACCGGCCCGCGCACGTGGCGACCTGCCTCGCCTTCATCGCCCTCGCGACCGCCGTCAGCTACCGCGGGATGACCGCCACCAAAGGCGTGCAGTACGCCCTCGTCGGCCTCCAACTGGCCGTGCTGGCCGTGTTCGTCACCATGGCCCTGGTCAAGGCCCGCTCGGGCGATCTCTCCGTCCCGGCCGGGGCCGTCGGCTTCTCCTGGAGCTGGCTGAACCCCTTCGCCGTGCGGTCCTTCGCGGCCTTCACGGCCGGGCTGTCCCTGTCGATCTTCATGTTCTGGGGCTGGGACGCCTGTCTGACGGTCAACGAGGAGACCGAGGGCAGCGACCGTACGCCCGGCCGGGCCGCGCTCATCGCCATGGTCGTGCTCGTCGGCTCGTACCTCCTGACCGCCGTCGCCGCCCAGATGTTCGCCGGCGTCGGCGACGAGGGCCTGGGCCTCGGCAACCCGGAGACCGCCGACAACGTCTTCGCCGCCCTCGCCGACCCCGTCATGGGCACGGCACTGGGCGTCCTGCTCTTCGTCGCGGTCCTGGCCTCGGCCGCCGCGAGCCTCCAGACGACGTTCCTGCCGGTCGCCCGCACGGTCCTGGCCATGAGCGCCTACCAGGCGCTGCCGCCGTCCTTCGCCCGCATACACCCGCGCTTCCGGTCCCCGGGCCGCGCGACCGTCGCGGCGGGCATCGCCACCGGCGTCTTCTACGCCGTGATGAGCTTCCTCAGCCAGAACGTCCTGATCGACACGATCTACGCCCTCGGGCTGATGATCTGCTTCTACTACTCGATCACCGCCTTCGCCTGCGCCTGGTACTTCCGCGGCGCACTCCGCGACTCCGTGCGCGACGCGCTCTTCAAGGGGGTCTTCCCCGTGCTGGGCGGGCTCCTCCTGGCCGCCGTCTTCTCCAAGACGCTCTACGACATGTGGGACCCGGCGTACGGCAGCGGCAGCTCCGTCCTGGGCATCGGCTCGGTCTTCGTCATAGGGGTGGGGCTGCTGCTGGTGGGGATGGCGCTGATGCTGGTGATGCGGTGGCGTCGTCCGGCGTTCTTCCGGGGCGAGGTGCTGTCGGGGGCGACGCCCGTGTCGGTCGTCGTCGGCGAGTGAGCGGAGCCGGGGTGCCGCCCTGCCAAAGCCCCCTCTGTTCCGGACATGCTCGGTCACGGCTCTGGCCGAGCCTCCGGCTGATGGGCAGCATGTGCGGCTGACGGCATCCTCGACCTCATCACAGGGGGAGTAGGTCCATGAGAACCCGTATACGCACCAGCCTCGCCTTGGCCGCGTCAGCGGCGGCCGTACTCGCCGGCGGGCTCGCCGCCGGTCCGGCGGCGGCGGAGTCCCGTGTCGCGGCGGAGACCTGCCAGTCGCCCCGGACCATCACCGACACGGGCGGGGAGGTCACGTACACGGAATGCCAGCGCACGTACAAGGGCAAGCGGCAGAGCAGCGTCCGCATGTACCTGTGGGACCGCGCCTACTGCGCCGACCCGTTCGCCCGCGTGCTGATCGGCTCGTACGACGTGACGTACACCTACTTCGACCCGGTGTCGCCCGGCCGCAGCCCGAAGTACGAGACGGGGTGGCACAACGGGGCGGACGCCAAGGTGTGGTTCGAGGTACGGCGCACGTGTCACGGCGGCGATCTGGCCTGACGCGTCCGGGAATCCTTCCGTGCGGCGGGGTGCGCTGCCGAGGCGGCGGCGCACCCCCGTTCCTTCCTCCGCCTCCACACGACAGGGAGAACCGGGAAATCCATGAACCGTACCCAGGAGGTCGCCCGGCTCCGCGCCGGCTACCAGCGCGAACTCGCCCTCGGCACGGAACGCTTCCACGCGCCGGGACGCACCACGTGCCCCTGGTGCGGCTCCTCCCGGCTGCGCACCAGACTGCGCACCGCCGACCTGCTCCAGCACAAACCCGGCGCCTTCGTCGTGGACCAGTGCCGCGACTGCTCCCACTCCTTCCAGAACCCCCAGCTCACACCCGAGGGGCTGGACTTCTACTACCGGGACTACTACGACGGCCTCGGCGTCGCCCACTCGGACTGGCTCTTCGGCCCCCGGGGCAGCCGCAAGCGCTACCTCGCCAGTGCCCGCGCCCTCCTCCCGTTCGGCACTCCCCGCCGCTGGCTCGACGTCGGCACCGGGCACGGGCACTTCCCCCGGGCCGCCGGCACGGTGCATCCGGCCACCGTCTTCGACGGCCTCGACCGCAGCGCGGGCGTCGACGAGGCCAAGCGCGAGGGCCGCATCGCCGAGGCGTACCGCGGCCTCCTCACCGAACTCGCCCCGAAGCTGGAGGGGCGCTACGACGTGGTGAGCATGTTCCACTACCTGGAACACAGCATCGACCCGCGCGCCGAACTGGCCGCCGCGAAGACCCTTCTCGCCCCCGGCGGCCGCCTGATCATCGAGGTACCGGACCCCGAATGCGCGATGAGCCGGATCCTGGGCCGCTGGTGGATCCCGTACCTCCAGCCCCAGCACCTGCACCTCTTCCCGTTCGCCAACCTCCACCGCGAACTGGAGTCACTCGGCTTCACCGTCGTCGCCACCGAACGGTACGAACCGCACACCGCGGTCGACCTGACGTGCGCGGCGGCCCTCGCCCTCGGCCACGTCCTGCCACCGGCCGACGAGCCCTGGCACGCGCGGCCGCCCTCGGGGCGGCAACGGGTCGCCCGTACGGCGTTGTTCTGGTCGGCCTTTCCGCTGCTGGCCGGGGTGTACGGCCTGGACCGGGCCCTCGCGCCGGTCCTGAGCCGGACGGGGTTCTCGAACGCGTACCGGATCGTGGTGCGTAGGGGAGTGGCGGCGTGACTGCTTGGTCCGGACGACTGGGCCGCGTCAGCGGCCCAGTCGTCCGGAACGGACCCCGTGTATGAACGCGGACCAGGATGTCGTCGGGACGACGACGGCGGGGCCGTTGCGCTGCTTGGAGTCGCGGAAGCCGACGCGGTCGGGCAGCGCCGCGACCGAGACGCAGCCACCCGCTCCGTTGTCGCCGCTGTGCGAGGACTTGAACCAGACGTCGCTGGGGGCTACTTCGAGGGCAGTGAGGCGGGGGCTAGTGCTCATCGATCTCTCTTCCCAGTCGGTGCAGAAAATCCGCTGTCTTGGCGGGAGCGAGGGCGCCCTCTCGCAGCGCGTCGAACTTCCGGGCGTGCTTCCAGACCTCGCGCGGCCGGTCGCTGACCGTCATGACGGACGGGCTGTCTTCCATGACGACGGGGTCGAGACCGGAGTCGAACTCCAGGATGACGAAGTTCGCGTTCGCCCTGTAGGTGGGCAGGTTCATCGGGAGGACTTGGACCGTCACGTGGTCGAGCTCAGCCGCCCTCGCGATCTCTTCGTATTGCTCACGCATGACAGCAGGGCTACCGACCACGCGTCGTAGGGCGGCCTCGTCGAGGATCACGCGCAGCTCGACAGGATCATCGCCGAAGACCACTTCCTTGCGCTTCATTCGGGCGGCCACGGACTCCTCCACGAACTCGGTTGTCCTCTCCTCGACCGGCTTGGCCGTCGTGAACAAGGCGTGTGCGTAGCGTTCCGTTTGCAAGAGGCCGAAGACGACCTGGGAGTGCCAGGCGCGCATCGTACGGGCATCGGTCTCCAGTCCTACGTACAGCAGCTGGCCGGACGGCATGTAGTTCTGATACGGCCTGTACCAGTCAGCGCTGAGGGAATCCCGGTGGAGCTCCAGCAGCTGATCACGGTCGTTGCGGTCGGTTACGCCGTAGAAATCGAGCAGGTCTTCCAGATCGCGGACACGCGGAAGCTGGTTGTGTCCGGACTCGACCCTGTTGAGCTTGGTGTCCGAGCTCTCGATGGCCGCGGCTGCTTCCTTGGTGCTGTACCCCTTCTTCTCCCGCAGGCGGCGGAGCTCCTTGCCCAGCTCCCTCCGACGGAACGTCGGACCGCGTCGTGCTGCCACTTTGAGCCCTCCCGGTGCTGTACCCGGTGCCGCGCCTCTGTACCCCGACAGCCCATTGCTGTTGGTTCGCAACAGGACCCTGTCGCCTTCCGAGGTCCCTGCTGCTGGCAGTCTTCCACCGCCTGTCCCCTGCTGTGCAAGCCATGACCAGGGTTGGGCATATTCCAATTCTCCCGAGAACCTTCGGTTAGCTTGTGGTGTAACTCGCTGTTGCGGGACGGTAGTTCGGCCACCCCCCGTCACGCTCGTGAAGGAGCCGTCCCATGCCCGCGTTCTCCCGCACCGGACACCACGTCGGAGAGCTCACCCCCGTACCTCCTCAGGCCGCCGGGGCTCCGAGCCGGTCCGCCATCGAGGACGTGATCCGCGAAGCCCTCTCCATGGACCGCCTCCTGCCCACCCCCGACCGCATGCGTGCCCTCACCACCCGCCTGCTCGCCTTCGTCGGGGCCGCGGCCACCGCGCTGGAGGAGGACGTGAACGACCTGCCCATGGACGACCCGGTACGGCGGGACGCCCTCGCCGTCGTCAAGGAGGCCCGCTACCGGCGGGGGATCGGGCCCGGGGACGGGTACGGCTCGGCGATGGCGTTCACGAGGAGCCTCGGGCAGGCCGCCGACGCGCTGGTCCGGCAGCGGCGCCGGATCAATCCTGGTCCGGCTTGACGGCCGGCGCCACGACCCGCGTCACCACCCCCGGCCCGATCGCCTTGCCTGACACACGCATCGAGAACGGCGTCCCCGCCCTCATGGCGAGGGGCGCCGTCAGGCGGACCGTCATGGAGACATGGCCGCCCCGGGTGAACTCGCGTACGTCGCCGTCCTGACGGAGGGCGGTGACGCGGCCCGTGACGTCCGTGGTGCGGAAGTGGAACTGGGCCTCGGGTCTGCCGAAGAAGGTGACGTCGAGGCCGCCGTCGTGCTCGGGGAGGACGTACGCCTCGGCATCGAACTCGGTGTGGGCGGTGGCCGTTCCCGGGGTGGTGAGGACCTGGCCGCGTGCGATGTCCTCCGGGGTGGTGCCGGTCAGGGTCAGGCTGACGTTGTCGGGGGCTCGGCAGAGCCTTTCGACGGCGGTCGCCGTCACCGTGCGGCCGGGCTCGCCGAGGCCGACGAGTTCGAGGGTGTCGCCCGGGTGGACGGTGCCCTGTTCGATGCGGCCGGTCACGACGAGGCGGTGGGACGCCGGGCGGTCCTTCAGGTGGAAGGTGTCCTCGACCGGCATCAGGAACGGGCGGTCCGCGGCCTCGTCCGGGCTGGGAACGGCCGCCTCCAGAGTCCTGAGCAGCGCGTTCACCGTTTTCGCGTCGTGGGCCGAGCCGAAGACGAGCGGCGTCTCCTCGCCCGCGTAGCCGTGCGCCGTCAGCGCCTCGCGGATCTCCAGCCCGACCACCTCCCGCAGCTGGGGGTCGGGCAGCAGGTCCGCCTTGTTCACGAAGACGGACACGTGCCGCACGCCGACCCGGCGCGCCAGGCCCAGGAGTGCGCCGCCGCGAGCCGTCAGGCCCGACCCGGCGTCGAGCACGAGGACGATCCCGGCAGGGCGGCGCGAGATCAGTTTCTTCTCGGCGGGGGTGTGGGCGGGCCAGCTCAGAGCGGCCGAGAGCTCACTTTCGGAGCCCGTCAGCCTCCTCACCGCCGTGACCAGCGTCGTCGTGCCGCTGCCCGGCTCCCCGACGTACTCGACGTGCTCGTGCCGCACCGGCCGTGTCATGACGTTCTCCCCGAGGCCCCGGCGGCCGGGACTCCGCCGTCACCTCCTCATTCTCGCCCCAGGAAGATCGGGTTCGTCATCGCCGCCATCGGCCCCGGCACCCCCGGCGTGCCGCCGTCCGCCGCCGGATGCCGCACCTCCGCCCGTACGTAGGCCGCGTACGACGGTGTGGTGCGCCACTCCAGCCGGCCGTCCGCCGGTACGGGCGCGCTCAGCAGCCGGCCCTGGTCGGTGACGAACGACGCCATGCAGTCGCGCGGCACGCCCGACACCTCCAGCCGCACCGTCACGCCCGCGTCGTCGTCCACGCGCAGCCGTTCGCCGATGCCCGCGTGGGCGCCCCGGCCGCCCGTCGCCGTGAAGGACAGCCGGACGGCCGAGGACTCGGCGATCCAGCTGTGGCCGGAGCGGATGCCCGCCAGCAGCGCTTCCTTCGAGAGGCCGTCCGCCAGGACCACGGTCTGCGGGTGGCCCACCCGCTCCGGCTCGCGGTGGGCGTCGCTGTTGCCCATGGCCGGCAGCCAGCGGCCGCCGCCGCGGGCCGCCGCGACCAGCGTGTTGTCCCACTCCGCGATCGTGGCCTCGTCGTCGGGCGTGAACGGGCCGTTCCAGACCTCCACCGCGTCCGCGTCGTTGAAGCCGAACTTCCAGTTGCAGCCGACGCAGGTCGCGTGCGGATGCGCCGGCACCACCAGGCCGCCCGCGCGGCGGATCGCGCGGGCGTAGCGGCCGAAGGCGTTGTCGCGGGCACGGTAGCGCCAGTCGACGAACGTGCCGGGCTCGGTACCGAGGGCCACGACGTGGCCGTTGCGGGTGGTGACCTCCTCGCCCGTGAGGATCAGGAAGTCGTCGCTCCACAGCCCCTGCCAGGCACCGTGCGACGACGTCGTGTTGTGCTCCGTCGTCGTGATCCAGTCCAGCCCGGCGGCCCGCGCCGCGGCCGCGACCTCGGCCGGGGTGCGCCTGCCGTCGGAGTGGACGGTGTGCAGGTGGTTGTCGCCCCGGTACCAGGCGCGGCCGCGCCCCTTCGCCCGCCGCGGCGGGTACACCGGCGCCGGGGCCGCGCCCGCCGCCCCGTAGCGCAGGGTGACCGTCACCTCGTAGGCCAGGCCCTGCGGCGCGACCGTGTACGGGCCCAGGCAGACGTGCCACCTGCCGGGGCGTACGGGCCCGGCGAGGTAGCCGGGCGTGGCCCGCTCCGCGCCGACCGTGAATTCCGTGCGCGCCCCGCCCGACCAGCCCCGGAAGCCGGGCCCGCCCGGCCCCGTGCCCCGCTCGTCGAAGATGCCGATGTCGCAGGCGTTGCCGGGGGTCCCGGGCGGTACGGCCGGTCTGTCGTAGGAGTACGAGACGGCGATCTCCCGGACACCGCGCGGAACGTCCACCGGGAGGTACACGAAGTCCGGGGCGCCGGCGGGCAGCCGTCCGGTGACCGTGCGGGACTCCTCCGCCGGGCCTGACCGGTCGGACCCGGCGGCCCCCGCGGCCCCTTCGGCGTGGGCGAACGTCACGGTGTCGAGCGTAAGCGCGCTCGCCGCCCCCGCGGCGGCGGCCGTCAGTCTGAGCAGGTCGCGTCGGTGCATCCGGGGCCTCCGGGAGGACGGGAACGGCACAGGGGCGGGAAAGAGGAGACGGAAGTGCGCCTGGGACACCGTTGTACGCCCGGGTGGCGCACAGCGGAACGGGTGCGGACGGGTGGATTGCGGTCCGCCGTCACCTGTCCGGCCGCCCGACCGGGCAGCCTTCAGAGGTCCGGGAGGGAAAGGCCGGACCAGGGGCCCGATTGCGACAGTCGCATGGCGTTCGGCGCCGTTCGGGATCCACGGCGCGCTGTTGGGCTTACGGTGATCCCACGCCACCCGTGCCCCGCACCCGGCGCCGCCACGCCTTGCCCCACGCCCCGCCCCACGCCCTGCCCCATGTCATGTCACCCGCCAGTCACACGTCATGCCACGACGGAGGTGCCCCCGCATGCGGATCTCCACCACGATCTTTCTCACGGACGAGACGATCAGCCCGGTCCGGCTCGCCCGCGAGCTGGAGCAGCGCGGCTTCGACGGGCTCTATCTGCCCGAGCACACCCACATCCCGGTCAGCCGCGAGACGCCCGCCCCGTCGGGCGACGACCCGCTGCCGCGTGAGTACGGGCGGTCCCTCGACCCCGTCGTCGCGCTGAGCCAGGCCGCCGCGGTGACCGAGCGGATCACGCTGGGCACCGGGATCGCGCTGGTCGCCGAGCACGACCCGATCGTGCTCGCCAAGCAGGTCGCCTCGCTCGACTTCGTCAGCGGCGGCCGCTTCACCCTGGGCATCGGCTTCGGCTGGAACGTGGAGGAGGGCACCGACCACGGCGTGGAGTGGTCGACGCGGCGGGCGCTGGTACGCGACCGGATGGCCCTGATGCGGGCGCTGTGGGCGCCGGAACCCACAGCGTACGAGGGCGAGTTCGGGTCCGTACGGGCCAGTTGGGCACACCCCAAGCCGCTGCGCGCGCCACGGGAGCGCAAGGGCGCGGAGCCGCTGCACGGGCCGCGCGTCCTGATCGGCGGAGCCGCCGGGCCGAAGCTCTTCGCGCACGTCGCGGAGTACGCGGACGGCTGGCTGCCCATCGGCGGCAGCGGCCTGGGCGAGGCGCTGCCTCGGCTGCGCCGGGCGTGGGAGGACGCGGGACGCCAGGGCGAGCCGGAGGTCGTGCCGTACGCCGTGCACCCCTCGGCCGGGAAGCTCGCGCACTTCGCCGAGCTGGGCCTGCGGGAGGTCGTGGTCGGGCTGCCGGCGGCGGACGAGGCGGAGGTGCTCCGGGCGCTGGACGCGCATGCGGATTTTCTGTGACGGCCGGACACTCTCTCTGACGGGCGGACCTCGTCTGACGGGTGGGTCCTTCGACGGGCGGACTTGCTCCGACGCCGGTCAGCGGGCTCCGTCGGGGAGGGCCGTCCGGCGGTCTCCCGGGGTGAGGGCCGGCCCACCCCCGGTGGTGGCCGGCCTGCGGCCCGGGGCCCTATCGGCGACCGTCAGAGCTCTGTCAGGGAAGCCGCCAGAGCAGGACCGAGTCCTTGGCGTCGTAGTCGATCGCCATGCTCAGGCCGATCGCCACGGTCTTCCCGTCCGGGCTGACGGCGATCGCCTCGACCGAGTTGGGGCACTTGAAGCTGCCGACTTCCTTCCCCGCGAGCGTGTCCCACACCCGGGCGGTCGGACCGGCGCCGCCGCCGGCCAGGAGCCGGCCCCCAGGGTGGAACGCGAGGGCCATGAGCGTGCCCAGGTCTGTGAACCTGACGACCTCCGAGCGGGATTCGACGTTCCACACCGCCACCTGGCCGCCGTTCGTCCCGAACGCGAGGAGACTTCCGTCCGGGCTGAAGACGACGGCACTGGCGCCGTCGCTGGCCTTGACCGTGGTGGTGCTCTGGCCCGCGGGGGTCAGGGTCTTGAGGGGGTGCCCGGCGACCAGCGTCCGGCCGTCGCCGCTGATCGCCACGGGGCCGCTGGACGCGTGGGTGAAGGTGCCCTTGTCCTTGCCGGACGGCAGCTCCCACAGGTGCAGGCCGTCCGAGGTGTTCGCGGCCAGCATGTCGCCGCCCGAGCTGATGGCCAGGCCCGTGGGCCAGCCCTTCTGGGTCGGTCCCTCCTCGGTGGGCAGCGTGAACGTGTGCACGGTCCTGCCGGTGGCCGTGTCCCAGACACGGACCTTGTTCTCCTCGGCCCTGACGAGGAGGCCGAGGTCCTGGCTGAACACCGCGGGCTGGATGTACCCCGGGGTGCCGATGCGGACGGGGGTGCCTTGCCCGGTGTTCGGGTCCCAGCGCCAGATGGTGTTGTTGCCGGTGCCGTACAGCTGCTTGCCGTCCTTGCTGAAGGCGAGCGCCCGCACTGAGGGGAGGCCCTTGAGCCGGGTGTACTTCTCGGTCTTCTCCGGTTTCGACGTGCCTGACGGGGAACCGGGCCCGGCGCCGGCGTCCGAGGAGCCGTCCGCCTTGCCGCCACGGAGCAGGACGGGCAGCCCGACCGCCGTGGCGGCGGCCGCCGTCCCGAGCCCGGCGAACAGGAGCGTGCGCCGCGACAGCCTGCCCGTCCGAGGAGCGTCGCCGGCGTCGACGGCGGTGTTCCCCGGCCCGGACCCCGGTGGCGGAGGGGCGGGGGGTGCGGCGACGGTCGGCGTGTGGGTCATCAGCG from Streptomyces albireticuli carries:
- a CDS encoding TIGR03619 family F420-dependent LLM class oxidoreductase — its product is MRISTTIFLTDETISPVRLARELEQRGFDGLYLPEHTHIPVSRETPAPSGDDPLPREYGRSLDPVVALSQAAAVTERITLGTGIALVAEHDPIVLAKQVASLDFVSGGRFTLGIGFGWNVEEGTDHGVEWSTRRALVRDRMALMRALWAPEPTAYEGEFGSVRASWAHPKPLRAPRERKGAEPLHGPRVLIGGAAGPKLFAHVAEYADGWLPIGGSGLGEALPRLRRAWEDAGRQGEPEVVPYAVHPSAGKLAHFAELGLREVVVGLPAADEAEVLRALDAHADFL
- a CDS encoding GTP-binding protein, which translates into the protein MTRPVRHEHVEYVGEPGSGTTTLVTAVRRLTGSESELSAALSWPAHTPAEKKLISRRPAGIVLVLDAGSGLTARGGALLGLARRVGVRHVSVFVNKADLLPDPQLREVVGLEIREALTAHGYAGEETPLVFGSAHDAKTVNALLRTLEAAVPSPDEAADRPFLMPVEDTFHLKDRPASHRLVVTGRIEQGTVHPGDTLELVGLGEPGRTVTATAVERLCRAPDNVSLTLTGTTPEDIARGQVLTTPGTATAHTEFDAEAYVLPEHDGGLDVTFFGRPEAQFHFRTTDVTGRVTALRQDGDVREFTRGGHVSMTVRLTAPLAMRAGTPFSMRVSGKAIGPGVVTRVVAPAVKPDQD
- a CDS encoding helix-turn-helix domain-containing protein, which produces MAARRGPTFRRRELGKELRRLREKKGYSTKEAAAAIESSDTKLNRVESGHNQLPRVRDLEDLLDFYGVTDRNDRDQLLELHRDSLSADWYRPYQNYMPSGQLLYVGLETDARTMRAWHSQVVFGLLQTERYAHALFTTAKPVEERTTEFVEESVAARMKRKEVVFGDDPVELRVILDEAALRRVVGSPAVMREQYEEIARAAELDHVTVQVLPMNLPTYRANANFVILEFDSGLDPVVMEDSPSVMTVSDRPREVWKHARKFDALREGALAPAKTADFLHRLGREIDEH
- a CDS encoding DUF397 domain-containing protein, which produces MSTSPRLTALEVAPSDVWFKSSHSGDNGAGGCVSVAALPDRVGFRDSKQRNGPAVVVPTTSWSAFIHGVRSGRLGR
- a CDS encoding class I SAM-dependent methyltransferase, which encodes MNRTQEVARLRAGYQRELALGTERFHAPGRTTCPWCGSSRLRTRLRTADLLQHKPGAFVVDQCRDCSHSFQNPQLTPEGLDFYYRDYYDGLGVAHSDWLFGPRGSRKRYLASARALLPFGTPRRWLDVGTGHGHFPRAAGTVHPATVFDGLDRSAGVDEAKREGRIAEAYRGLLTELAPKLEGRYDVVSMFHYLEHSIDPRAELAAAKTLLAPGGRLIIEVPDPECAMSRILGRWWIPYLQPQHLHLFPFANLHRELESLGFTVVATERYEPHTAVDLTCAAALALGHVLPPADEPWHARPPSGRQRVARTALFWSAFPLLAGVYGLDRALAPVLSRTGFSNAYRIVVRRGVAA
- a CDS encoding CehA/McbA family metallohydrolase, producing MHRRDLLRLTAAAAGAASALTLDTVTFAHAEGAAGAAGSDRSGPAEESRTVTGRLPAGAPDFVYLPVDVPRGVREIAVSYSYDRPAVPPGTPGNACDIGIFDERGTGPGGPGFRGWSGGARTEFTVGAERATPGYLAGPVRPGRWHVCLGPYTVAPQGLAYEVTVTLRYGAAGAAPAPVYPPRRAKGRGRAWYRGDNHLHTVHSDGRRTPAEVAAAARAAGLDWITTTEHNTTSSHGAWQGLWSDDFLILTGEEVTTRNGHVVALGTEPGTFVDWRYRARDNAFGRYARAIRRAGGLVVPAHPHATCVGCNWKFGFNDADAVEVWNGPFTPDDEATIAEWDNTLVAAARGGGRWLPAMGNSDAHREPERVGHPQTVVLADGLSKEALLAGIRSGHSWIAESSAVRLSFTATGGRGAHAGIGERLRVDDDAGVTVRLEVSGVPRDCMASFVTDQGRLLSAPVPADGRLEWRTTPSYAAYVRAEVRHPAADGGTPGVPGPMAAMTNPIFLGRE
- a CDS encoding DUF6415 family natural product biosynthesis protein, coding for MPAFSRTGHHVGELTPVPPQAAGAPSRSAIEDVIREALSMDRLLPTPDRMRALTTRLLAFVGAAATALEEDVNDLPMDDPVRRDALAVVKEARYRRGIGPGDGYGSAMAFTRSLGQAADALVRQRRRINPGPA
- a CDS encoding APC family permease, with the protein product MVQTAPRPRAGDTVMSAGRGRRRGRPGPAGGSAGAAAGGKGLSGNSVGLLGSAVIGISTVAPVYCLTSTLGPTVGQVGVQMPAVFLAGFLPMLLVAFAYRELNKAVPDCGTSFTWTVRAFGPKVGWMCGWGLVIATIIVLSNLAGVATSFFYLLLGELTGSDAVAALDGNRPAHVATCLAFIALATAVSYRGMTATKGVQYALVGLQLAVLAVFVTMALVKARSGDLSVPAGAVGFSWSWLNPFAVRSFAAFTAGLSLSIFMFWGWDACLTVNEETEGSDRTPGRAALIAMVVLVGSYLLTAVAAQMFAGVGDEGLGLGNPETADNVFAALADPVMGTALGVLLFVAVLASAAASLQTTFLPVARTVLAMSAYQALPPSFARIHPRFRSPGRATVAAGIATGVFYAVMSFLSQNVLIDTIYALGLMICFYYSITAFACAWYFRGALRDSVRDALFKGVFPVLGGLLLAAVFSKTLYDMWDPAYGSGSSVLGIGSVFVIGVGLLLVGMALMLVMRWRRPAFFRGEVLSGATPVSVVVGE
- a CDS encoding N-acyl-D-amino-acid deacylase family protein, whose translation is MLDHLIRRATVVDGTGGPSYTADVGIRDGRIALIGRSRVHAGRIGERARTEEDASGLVLAPGFVDPHTHYDAQLFWDPCATPSLSHGVTTVVGGNCGFTLAPLNPGRPADADYTRRMMSKVEGMSLAALEEGAPWNWSTFGEYLAALDGRIAVNAGFMVGHCALRRHVMGPDAVGGRPDAGQLAAMTGLLRDAMDAGAWGLSTTQSTTHSDGDGAPVASRHALPDELLALARAVGAHEGTQLEAIVTGCLDRFSDAEIDLLAGLTAAAGRPLNWNVLTIDAAVPERVPRQLSASARARAAGGRIVALTMPILTPMNMSLGTFCALNLIPGWGEVLALPVPRRIAELRRAPVREEMLRRARSEEAGVFRRLSDFGRYVVGDTYARENDGLTGRVVEDIAAERGLDPFACLVEICAADELRTVLWPMPTDNDAASWELRRATWEHEDVLLGGSDAGAHLDRMCGAPYTTRFLGDCLRGRKLVPLETAVRMLTDDPARLFGLRDRGRIAEGAHADLVLFDPTRIDAGPASLVHDLPGDGPRLDSRAVGVVSVRVNGVETVRHDVATGALPGRVLRSGRDTETVGTGG